DNA from Prunus persica cultivar Lovell chromosome G6, Prunus_persica_NCBIv2, whole genome shotgun sequence:
CCAACAGTTATcacaagaaaacaaaccacaagGTTTACACCCagctatatttttttttataagaaacaaCTTTCACTCATATTATATTAAAAGTGCATCGACCAGTTGACCAGGAATCCACCTGAGCTacatataaaattttgaaaaattaacagTTATCACACAGTATATAACATCGCTATTAAATACAAATGACCAAACAACACATGTCATGCACACCAAGAATCTCCGTCTGCACTCATGATATAAAGGAACCTTTTCCATAAACGCATAATATGCATCACAAGCCTAAGATATTGCAAACCGTTCTCCCCACTAGCAGTTGGATTTTCAAATGCTAGTTAACACTATGTTGAGGAACGTAAAATTACCACGTTGGAaacttacaaaataaaatacaataggTAACTTAGTGGTTTCACTACCAATAACACCGaggccttttgtgataaaaccccaAACCTGGTGGGCTATGCAAGTTGGGGACAGTATCGGTGTTTGATCAATAAGTAGTGTGTCAATGGTCCGTCTCTCTGAAATCTTAACACACTAGTCCCAGCATGTCGTGAATAATCCACTTAGCTGACGAAACTTTAAGACTGCTTATTTAGCTTGAATTACAATACCAATGCGTGTCCATATACCATAGGTGAAAAAACTAAAGAATAGATGATGTACCAATTTGGAGATATCATTTCCCAACCGATTATTAAAAGATAAACCAGACTGTCTACAGGTTAAGGAATCGGCATCTGCCTCTAGTTCACTGGCTCCTGTAGCCATCTTGTCATCACTATCGCTGGAGCTGCTGCTTATGCTACTAATGCTGCTACTATTACTGTTGCTACTACTATTATACCCACGTTGTGTGCGAATCCCATTGGTTTCGTTGCATTCCTCCATTGGTTCTATGCTGTCAGAACTGCAGAAACCAGAACAGCCAGAAATGAGAGATATAACATTTAGCAACAATGTTTAGACTCTATCTATAATTATATTGTTATAATGAACCTCAAAATAAAAGAGTTTAATGACCAGACCAAAACCATAGTCAAAggtcaaatatatattttggaacatcaaaccaaattaagTGACATAAGAATAACAAGCAACATTATCGATCTAACTGTTCTGTGTCAAACTGATGAAAATCGGCAACCATCATAGTCTTCTaacaaaaaagcaaatttACATTTACGTGTGAGTGTATTGAAGGGGTAGAGAGAACCGCAAAACAAATTAACTTAATATACTAAAATTGCAATAAtggcaaaataaaaatatgttaaCTCAAGAAACGCTTAAGTAGGGATAAGAAGTCACTaaccaaagcataaagaaTGATGAGCCAGGCATGGAGGGTCCAATCCAATTTTGAAGCCAAAATCTGCAAGTTCACATCAACAGTTTTAGGTCAAGTTAAATTTACGTGTCGATAACATATAAAGAGCTGAATAAGAATGGGCAGTGCAGCAAGTGGACCACAGATTATAATTCTAAACAGCTAAAGCTTGAACCTAGCACAAAATAGGAATAAAATCATATTTGAATGAACTAATGCTTGGGAAACACCCATGTTATTTTCATGCATGCACGCATTAAAAAatggataaaataaaaatactaatgATTATTTCCAAAATAGCTCAAGTACGGACATATAAACACATCCAACCGAGTTAGACAATTGCCTCCCATTTGGGCGAGGCTCCAAATCATGTTAAGAAATCAATCTCACGCTCGGAACAGAAAAACTAAGGTACCTTTTCAGAGATGATCCGGCCACTTGCAAGGATGGGACAAGCACTGCCTCAGCCGGATATACAaatgttttttcataaactgaTATATTATCCAATGAACCCTTCTGATCACCTCTTCCCAAAGAAGGAGATTCAACAGGGTGATGCTTCACTACATTCCTGAAGGAATTTGAGTTTGATTGTAAGGCCCGGTCACTTCTAGGTCTAGGACAGCCAAGGGTAACTTCAACATAGCAATTTTGCCACGTCAGTTGGGAACCAGAACCTTGAGAGACATGGTTTGGCAGACCAATGAAATTTGAAGTCTTAAGCTTGCTAGAACTACATCAACAAGAACAataaacaaacattaatgtttcgttttcttttaaggaaaaaaaaaacacaaaatgaaGAAGTGATATTTGAAATAGTAAGAATAGATACACGATAAAAGATTAAATTTTACCTGAAATACACTTGTTTGACAAGATCACCTGGACAACATCCAGTTAGCCTCCCACATATTCCATGAGGAGAAACAATAACTGTGACaaccaatttcaaacaaaatcaGTATAGAACCAATTTTCTAGTTAAAACATAAAGAACCTTCACATTTTCGGGTCAAATCCCACTATAGAAGGTATGGTTAAAGAGTTCTAGCACACACTTTCTCAAAGTACATTAGGAATTAGAGTCAAAGAGTATAGAAAGTAGACCAACCTGGAAGCCCATAACACGAATTTTGGGAAGAATGCTTTTGTACTCTCTCCAAATCATCACTGGAAAGTGCTCGGATATGCCTATAAAGagttataaataataaaagacattaaaatatgtttcaaCAAGCattacacaaaaattattcCTAAGTTGGATTTACACACTTCGCAGATACTAAAGCATGCACAAAGATTCCCTCTTCAGTGGCAGCAAAGATAAACTCAACTGTAGGCTGGCCTCTCCTGCACAacatcaataaaaaattaggcAACTATTGCACAATCACCCATCCATGCACACTACACACACctagaagagagaaaagaataaCTTCTTTATCATTTATTTTGATCTTTCTGATCCTCAGTTGGGAAGTTCTCCTTTTAGGGAGTTACTAGTTGTGACCATGttgatattaaaatataataagacACGTTTAACAGGAGCAGTGGGACAcccccaaccccaaacaacaaatgaaaatgcaGCCAAGATAATGTATTGAGCCTAAGACCATGTTGGAACAAGTGTTAGTAAATGCAAACCACAATCACAAAACACGTATTTGTAATGATAAAGAAGTCAGATGATTTATGATATGATTAAGTTGTGGAACAAAGGGTACAATGATTGgagataaaataataaaagcatacaagaacaaattaaatattgctcatttttgttaaaagcAGGTTATCAATGCTGTCGTTATTACAGCGAATActacattttaatttttagaaaGCATGTCTACCAATGGAACTAGCACTCAAGGCATAAAACACCTGAGAAGCTCTTCACTTTGTGATGCATGGAACTTTGAAAATACATCTCCAAATCTCATGTAGGCTAGTCCAGACAGCGCTCTGTAAATACCAAGAAAATAACTGTCAAGATATCAACAACATGAATTTTACTGCTTGGATTTCAGATGATTGATGAGCAATGACCTTTCTATACGATTCCTTAAAGCCTGAGAAAGGGCAGTCGCAACCTCCTCTGAGTCCCCAGGAGACATCCAAAGTCCAGATGCAACAACTTcctcaaaataaattaaaatcaatacaTAACTTCGCAGATACAATTGCATACCACGATAATACATAATTTGGCTATGGTACACAACAAGTATTTGATAACAAACAAAGTAACCACCATTTACCAATCCATAAATAATACATGCAAcaatcataacaaaaaacgAAGAACACATAGTACCTCTTAATTTAGAGACTGCAGCTTGAGCAGGGTCAGCATAACTTGAATGACGGCCAGGAAGAAAAAGCCAGAGTTTAATTTTCTCATCTGTGTATGTTGTACAAAGCAGCAGTTAAATACCAAATATGGTCAACTATAGACTATAGGACACGAGGAATATGGTAACTTTCTCCCTATTCTGTCAAACAAGTAACAAATAAACATCCAATGTAACAAGTTTTAAGCTATTAGGTGAAGAGGTCTACTTCATACTTACTACTTATTTCATCGAACCAACGTGGGATTtatttcttcaacattttcaACCAAACAGTTATAAGTTATAACAGACTGGCATGTATTCAGGAACTAAATGATCCATTTCTTACCCGGATTGTGCAAACCTTGAGATGGATCCCAAGGCCCAACAAAAGAGTTGGTCCATGTGCTGAGAAATCCTTCCTTCTGCAACTGTAGATGCGATGAAAGTACCAGCTGTGTGGCAGCATCTTTCACACTGCTTAACATCAGAAAAGAGTTAGCTTTGCTAATGCTTAGAGAACAGGACAAACTGAGCCGTCTGCCTAACTATTAGGAAACTAAAGAGAATTTGGGGTGTACATTCACCTTTTATCTGGTTGTGGGATCAACTCAGAATCATGCGGGAGGAACTGAAACCATGATATTTGATGAAGACCGCCCTGTTGAAATGATCAATAACAGTTACaataatactattttttttaaaatcaaatatttcaGGCCTTCTATTAAATATGATAGCTTACAacaccaaaaaggaaaaagtcaGCATACCCTTTTAAGTAAATATTGTTAGAAAATTGTAGTTTTTTCAATAAGATTTAGAGAGTTACTTTAACCCATTGAAACCCACcaactttccttctttcttttttttttttctctctccccctcgGCACATTATCTCTCTTCCTTCACTCCGTCACTGAAActgaatgaaaaagaaaatcttctCCAAACCCGACCATCTACTTTCTCTAGCTCTGCAAAGATAAAAGGCTTTCTTGACGACTATACATTATTTTCTCCAGCAGTGAAAACTGGGTAAATTTTGAAGGGGTTTTTCGTATGTTAATATCAAGATTCATCCATCTTCTGTATTACTCCCACACACAGATTTTCATTCAAGATCCACTTtgcattttaatataataatgcACAAGAAGCTTTCAAAACCAATCATATTTGAGTTTACCTTATGACAACGACAATTTAATAACAAATGATTTGTGAATAAACAGACACATGTCTCTATGTCGTTTTGCAAACTCAGATTTCATGAGGAATTTAACCTTCTCTTAATGGGGTTTCTATGAACAAAACTAATCAGTCTATTGTTGTTGTTTCCAAAAGGTTTAGGGTTCAGCCTCCTAAGATGTTAGCGAGTGATTTTGAGAGAGATTAAAGAAAGACATGGTTGTGAGTCATATATCGTGGTCCCAGTTAAATGTCACCATGGGTTACGCCTCTAACTCTCAATATTCAGGTGTCATGATTATTAGGTTTCCTTATTGGACGGGTTACCATGATGAAGGAAGGGAGGAAACAGAACTTTATGGGTTACAGAGAGAAAACGTACAACTAATATAGAGAGAAATTAAAGACATTCCTCGTATATTATGCAAGATAAAAGCAGATGTTTCTTCGGTTATGTCAGATGCATTTCAGCCCTTAGATGGTAAAAAATTTAGGGGCTGAAAATTTGTGTTGAATTATGTGGTTCCCGAACAGGATCCATAAATTAGTTGtagtttagggtttttatCTCTAATAGTTAGTTTAGGGTTTCTATCTTCATTATTGTATGCATCATTACACGTTCAATAAGATTggtattctctctctctcttctctccctaTTGCAAAGTTATCAAATATAACTACATCCAAGCCATTaagcaaatattaaaaatgacATCAAAGAAATGAAACTTCAAGAATTCAAGGCTAACAGAACGAATAAAATGAGAGCAAATGACCATACGATTTTGAAAACATTGGTCCACATTCCTTTTCAATAAAGCTCTAGAGCTCCTTCCCCTCAGTCTTCAACTACTTGCAACCTTCttttattaatgtaaattcatatcaaatcaaatccccaAGCATTTCTCAGCCCTGCAAACAACAGCACAACGAAAATTCATACACGTTtccaaagcaaagaaaaacacaGCAACTAAATAAAACTGTTTGCACTTATTGATTGTAAGTAAGTATATATGCGTCTATATGTTAAGAGTTATAAAACCTAGCAAAGCGTTCGGTGGCCAACAAACGGGGAgggaaagaaattaaaaactcaGAATTTCATAAACCTGCGGCAAGATTTCACATGTATCTCTTTCCCAATTCCAAAGATTTCTTGACAACGGAAAAACGGAGACAGAAATGAAGTGTAATATTAATGAGCGTACCTTCAGTTTGTTTGGTTAACTGGAAATTTCAGTCGGGGATTTGAACTGGTTTGGTTTTCGCGTGCTTGAAGAGTTTTCAGAGGGTTTTTCTTTCACTCAAGTCTCTCAACAGTCAAGTATGAATTTGGATCGATTTGTTTCGGGCACCTAGAAATTATAGAGCGTGTAAACGAGTCGGATCTCAGTCGGATCCTATTTCGTTCGGTTATGCACTTGGATCCAATTTGACGTCGTGCTTGCTGCGCCTGCGAGTGAGAATTTCAGTCTCTGTTAATTTGTCCCCGACCCGATGGATTTGCGGTGCGGcacgtatatatataaaggttGCTGCTAGGGACACCAAATTTGTATCTTAAATAGTGTGGCATATTAAAAAttgtttagattttaaaatgaaaGTAGTTATTAACAATTGTGTATTGTTAACTTTCTATTTTTACTACAAATTTATTAAACTAAACGTCATTTTAAACCTTGTCAACAAAGAtaacttatatttttttttctttgtcaacaAAGATAATTTATACTTCTTTTGcctattttaatttgatttatatTCACACAAATTAAAATTCTATCACAATCTTTCATAAATTGGTGTGATTGTTTGTAAAATTGTGATActgaaatatatattagttttTAATAACTTATTGCAATTATATTTATTCCATTATTTTCCCGATAACAATTTACCCATTCAgcgtaactttttttttgggcaaacATTCAACGTAACTATTTGACCCGTTAAATCCAAATATTtgcttgaaaaagaaaataaataaaaaagaagaaaaagaaacttggTTGAAAGATGTAAGCGTGTATCCTCTCATAACTTTCTTCAACATCTTCGTCTTTCCCTAAACCCTTTCAATTATTAGCAAATTATTTTAGTATTCCAAAAATGGATTTGAGCCTACAAACCCTAAATTAAAACAAGAGGCAAGTACGGCCGCTCAGCTATcctatttcttaaaataaatatatataaaaaaaaaagacataatcgagtatcgccgtgcggctatactatttctttttaaaaaaatagaaataatcGCGTATAAcagctcggctatactatttctttgaaaaaagttttttttttctaaaaaccaCCGCAAGGGGGGGGATGCCGAAGGCAGGGCTAGTGACTGGAGTGACCGGGCGGCtaaactatttcttttttgaaaaattagacAACCCAAGTATAGCCAGAAAATTAGAAACACTCAAGTAtcgccgaccggctatacttattctgttttaaaaaattagacaaaattgagtatagccgttcagCTATAATatttcttaaataaataaaaaacctagtatagccgtccggacatactatttctttttaaaaaatagaaataactGCCTATCGCaatgcggctatactatttctgtttaaaaaatttagacaaaaccgagtatagcccggtggctatacgatttctttttaaaaaaatagaaaatcagagtatagccgtgcggctatactatgtccatgaaacaaatttaaaaacccggtatagccgcgcggctacactatttcaatttaaaaaggggtatagccgttcggctatactatttctttttaaaaaattagaaaaacccGCGTATAGcaggtcggctatactatttttgtttaaaaaattagacaaaccCGAGtctagccgttcggctatactacttcttttaaaaaatagaaataaccgcgtatagccgttcggctatactattcctttattaaaaaaaatggcaaTAACCGcatatagccgcccggctatactatttctttgaaaaaaattatacataatCCAGTATAGCCTTGGGGCTATacgatttctttttaaaaaaaattagaaataacAGCGTATAGCCGGGCCCTATACtgtttctttgaaaaaaaaaatttgaaaaaccgAGGATAGCctcgcggctatactatttctttttaaaaaattcgaCAATAACCGAGTATTGCTGCAAACCATATGAGATGTACGGTTACATTACCAAAAGATGGGTAGTTATTTCATGAAAGCAGCATTGCACAATTGCACAAGATAAAAATAGAAGTAATGAGAAACTTCAATGGTAATGTGGAGTTCAATAATGGGGTTCCTCATTGATATAGCATATTACTTTTGGAAAGAAAGATCAGTTGGTTCTGATCTCTTTTGCTATATAGTAATTGTTTTGGTCTGGTTTCATATCCTATGAGTTGATCATAAGGCTAGCTTCTATTAATCTTTGGGGTGTTGTTCGGCTATTCTGCGTAGGAGGTCATAGAATCCTCCATATTCTGTTGGAAACTCTCCTTATATATGAATCCTTGttgttaaacaaaacaaacttaTGTCTAATTTCACTTCCAGATGTTGTGACACAAAAGGTATACCCAACGAGTATAGCAGGGAACGGAATAACAAAAGTGTCGGTCTTAGCCGGGAGCACATCTGTAGATCAGACTCAGAAGTACAGTTTGCTTGGTTTGATCTTCTTTGGGATGTCTCGTCCACTTTTGCTCCATCCATTGCACTAGAAACTGTTGAAACTCAAACTAGTAGGTACAATGAAATCAGCAATATCATCAAGTACATACACGTATAAGTATACCTTTAAGGCAAGTTGATCCAGCAGAACAAGATGGTGATGGGCTCAATGGTTCTACAATAGAGGTAGCTACAATACTTGATGAATCTTTACATTCACTTATAGTGGACTCAGCAGAATATCCATCAACTGTGATTTCACCTGATTTGTTTCGACCTCTGCACCAATCGGTGACAGGCAATGGCCCATCCAAAATACCAAACGCAGATTTTAAGGCTGTCTTTATGTCAGACTGCAGCAAACTAAATATTTTCGAATATTTTAACCGTACAGCCGTTCGGCCATGCTGTTAACATGTATTTATATGagagagtatagccgcgcggctatactgttaagTGGTATCTTAGCCctttttaattacttaaattagtaattatgtttgaattattatttcttttgtgaataattagttttgaaatattttactaatttcataaaatacttaataaatattaattaattatatttacttATCTTCAATAATTTTGCggactttaaaattatttttaattttcgaaTATATTGTAAAAATTGTTTCAATTATTAGCaaattattttagtatttCAAAAATGGATTTGAGcctccaaaccctaaatccaacCACAAGCCTACTATTGAGTACTTATGACTCGAGACTCACGTAACTTGACATAGGGTTTTAGGATTAGAGTTTCGATTGCAATATATAGTTAGTACGACATAACTGGACCTAACCCACAAGGCCCACCTTCCATATAGCATGTGTGGGAAGACCCCACTTATTAGGAGTAGAGACTTTCTCTTATTTTCCAATGTAGGATTCAAGTTCATGTATTTCATTCAAACTCCAACAAGTAGTTGATATTATCGAATCATGTTGTGACTTGGAGGTTTGGAGGCTAAAATCCATTTTTGCAATACTAAGGAGTCGATTAGGCTCAGACATGTAAATAATAAAAGTCTATATTGATGCAGTAATCATTGGAAGTTTGATTTCACACATCAAACATAGTAACATAGAAACAGTGGCTTtctcaaaaagaaataataataataaaaaaagaaatcatggaAATAGGTTACTATTAACCAGAGTAGTTAAGAATACGATCATCTGAAATTATACTAGCAGTGTGAGCGGCAATTGGGATAATTTTGAAGTTCCTCATAAAGCAAGGAAGGTTCTTATTCGAGGTAGGAgcatataaaatataagacAAGTTTCTCATAAAGCaagtttgttattttttagtgGATGTGCGAGCACGTCCAAGCCAGCTGAATTGAGTAACAAAACAGAAACTAGAATGGATCCAATTTTGTACATATCAGCTCTAACTCTGAGCTAGCACATCCGGCAGTGGcagcatattttcttttccattgcctacaattaaatttaatattcagtATAAAGTTTACGGGttcaaattacaaataatgCCTCTTCAAAAATTTCCTCTGCGACTCCCGTACAAAAAATAAGACCGCTTAAAAACCACAATTTACACGATGCAAGGTAAAAATTTGCTCTGCAAATAAGTTCATCGCATATCTATTGTTTATACTTTTGGCGTTGCCACTCTGCAATCTGCACCAACTGCTTCACTAACGGACTTGAAACCATCCCTTTCTAAGCACTCAGACAATTCAGCctgtgagagtgagagagaaagagagagagaagcaaagATAGTAAGACTATTATAAGCACGTCGTTGACATCAGGGGGAAAAAAATGGTTTTCTGCAGAATGAGCACATCAGAAAATACCTTTATCTGGGGGATGAGAGCAGGTCCCCCATAGGCAAATGCTGTATAAAGCTGAACAAGACTTGCTCCAGCTCGTATCTTTTTGTAAGCATCCTCACCACTAAATCAATGGCATAAACAAAGTCCAAttaagggggggggggggaaaagtagagaataattaaaatatgaaaaatatcaacaaaGGGCTGTTCTGATCTTACCTGCTAATGCCCCCACACCCTATTAGAGGAATCTTTCCCTGATTGATATTAAATTAACAGGGTCAAGCTCGGATACATAGGcataaaaatgaaaccaaaaggaaagaaCATACAATTTAAACAAATAGTTCAAATAACATCCAAAAGAGGACCTAAATGTCTAGCAATAACAACTAAGAGGTTCAAGCCAATAAATATTCTctagtaaaaataaataaaaggaactCAGCTAGACGCCATATTcatcaaacccaaaaacaattaTAAGCTACTCTACATGAAATTTGACGCTTGTATACTGATATTTTATGCTTTCATAATTCTGTACTTCCTAATGCAAGGGTAACGAAGTAATATTAACAGTCCAACTTCACATGTACATAAGCCACAATgggatgatgggtcatgacAACAATAGAATGACATATCAGGCCAACATACTCAagcatcttcaaaattttcaataatataacataaaaataagtgGCATCTTGTAAAGATATGTTCTATGCAATCTACCCCAGTGTAAGTATTGTGAATAACAGGTTACATGAGTTACAAAGGGGCAACGTACCCTCGTCAAAATGTACATCTCCTTTAAGAGACTGGTAGAGATATTAAAGAGTGGCTTTCCACTCAAGCCACCAGCTTCAGAAGCCGCTGGGTTTGTAGTAACAGGATCTGATCTTGAAACAGTTGTATTTGATATAATCTAGAATAAACAAGATAAAAACAGCTCATAAGAGTAGAACAAATGGCACTAACTTTTAGGTAAATAACATACTGAACATTAAAGTCATCAACCTATACTCTAATATTAACATGTAGAACACCATATGGTTATCATTGCACTAAATAGCTCAAAGAGTAGAAACTTTTGATATGGATATGGTAAACAATGAAAACTGTGAAGTGTGTGATAGGAAGTAAACATACCAATCCATCCAAGCGAAGGGCAAGGGCAACCTATGTCCATAAACAAACCACCATAAGAAAACCATTTTAAGGAGAAGAGGGGGCGAAGAAAGTAATCAATTACGAGCATAAACGCATACTGCAGCAATATCTTCAAGGTCTTCTTTAGACAAATCTGGAGCAATTTTCACGAGCAATGGAGGAGAGCCCTCTTCACCCCATTGCATTTCATCACGAGCAGCTTGAACCTTGAGATGGAAGAAAGAGTTATAAGAGCTAACTTTTGCAGACATTGTGATCAAttatatagagagagaaagttcaTGCCTCTGAGATCCATACCCTTTTCACAAGGTCCTTTAACTGCTTTCTTCCCTGAAGCATACGTAACCCAGGGGTGTTGGGTGATGAAACATTAATCACCTGCAAAGAGATCAGCACAAATATTGTCGAATTAATGAAACTGGATTTGAACTTGAAACGTATATGCAGAAACTAAAACCTTAATGCTTGCAGTTTGTGAATTATTACTGAAAACTCAACTTCTGAGGAACAATATCAAGAAATGATGCAAGACTCTATTTCAACCCACTGAAAATTCAGCTTTCACAACTGAAGTTGAGGAAGTTTTACTTTAATCTGAATCATTTCCAGatataaatttgattgatCAAATATCCTAGTCAAGTAATAAAAAGTCGGACTTCCGAACAATTGCTGCCCATCTGAGcttttaagaaattattttcCAAAATCTCTATTCTCTAGTAAATTGATTGTGACCCTCAAAAGACATATATGGCATCATTTATCAACAGACAAGGAAATATGTAACCAATTCTGTAGTATAATTTGTGACAACTGATAAAATAGCCTAAAGATGGTATGAAATTatacaattcaaaatcaaatgaatGAACCAACCAAAAGACCACAACAAGAGGCCTATTCAAATGCACCTCTTATTGCTTTTCTGTGTGGAGAAGCAACATAACAAGAACCTATATTATTAGATGTTAGCCATGAAAACAGCATACTCACACACACAGGCATCATGATGAAGTTGATGCATTTGTGAGTACAACCACAAAGTGAACTCTtgttaaaagaaagaacaagttGGACAGTGAAGAGAGTGAAGAGAGTGTTTTTTCCTAATTATGCTTCAGTCAGCAGAACTACCCTCCACGCAACCTCCTTTGGACAAACGGCGATCCTATTCCTAGGGCACCAACATTTGCAATCAAGATGCACTTTCCAACAAGAGGGAATGAACATGTCTTTAGTTGCAAAGCAGCAGAGTCACAATGTCAGACAGAAAAATTACTAGACTATGAGAAATCAATAGAGAACAATCTACCAAGTAATCAGCATACTGGGACAATGTATGAACCCCTTGTACATAATCTGCAGAAGCATCTTCACTTGTCTTATTCTTCCCAAGATTCACCCCTAGTATTCCAGGGCCAGCTTTGCCTCCAGGTTTGACTTCTTCacctgaagaagatgaagagctTGTAGTTTCATCCAACTTCCTCTTACCATGCTGAGCACCCAACCGCTTTGCAACAGCAACAATTCCTTCACTATTAAAGCCACATCGATTGATGATAGCTCTGAACACAACATCAGGTAGATTGATAGCACATAAGTTAGAACAAGAAATATAACCCAGCTCAagtttgacaaaaaaagaaaaaaaagattcagAAGCTAAAGCACCATAATCACCTTCCAAAAGTGAATAGAAAATTTGACTTAACACAAGAAATTCAAGGC
Protein-coding regions in this window:
- the LOC18773229 gene encoding dihydroorotate dehydrogenase (quinone), mitochondrial, encoding MAARASRKLLRDFLFRRACTTPIAGARHCSSAAETAPKIPHFSKKGRLLTGTTLGLVIGGGAYVSTVDEATFCGWLFSATKLVNPFFALLDPEVAHRLGVSAAARGWVPREKRPDPSNLGLDVWGRKFSNPVGLAAGFDKNAEAVDGLLGLGFGFVEIGSVTPVPQEGNPKPRIFRLREEGAIINRCGFNSEGIVAVAKRLGAQHGKRKLDETTSSSSSSGEEVKPGGKAGPGILGVNLGKNKTSEDASADYVQGVHTLSQYADYLVINVSSPNTPGLRMLQGRKQLKDLVKRVQAARDEMQWGEEGSPPLLVKIAPDLSKEDLEDIAAVALALRLDGLIISNTTVSRSDPVTTNPAASEAGGLSGKPLFNISTSLLKEMYILTRGKIPLIGCGGISSGEDAYKKIRAGASLVQLYTAFAYGGPALIPQIKAELSECLERDGFKSVSEAVGADCRVATPKV